From the genome of Bicyclus anynana chromosome 26, ilBicAnyn1.1, whole genome shotgun sequence:
TCTATCTTCTGTATGCTCTACTTCCTTCTCTTTGTCATTTAGAACTTGCCACTATCCCTCAATTCTTTTTAAATGAACTACATTTCTTCTTGATATTTGTCCCGTTAAATCATTGCGAACTTCAATATCTCCGCTAATACTTTTCTCTACGGTATGGGGGACAGGATTATAATTTAGGCTTAGTTTGTTATCCTTGTGTAAATTTTTTAAGTACACCTTATCTCCTGGCACTAAGTCACACTCTTTAGCTTTTCGCTTTTCATCTGCATACTCTTTTCCAAGctgtttcttttgtttatcGATATCTCTCATTTCAGAGTCTTCTAGGTGACGAGTTAGGTCGCTAACTATTGGAATTTTGTCACGAAATTGTCTTTTGAAGAATAATTCTGCAGGCGGTTTGCCAGTTACACTATGTGGTGTACTGTTGTACATGGTTACGTATTCCTCCAAAGCCTCTTTCAAATTGCTTTTTTCTGCTTAACAAATCTTCAGACGTTTTAAAATATCGCGATTCTGACGCTCGACCTCCCCGTTTTGGTCGGGAGTTCATCACGCCCATTGTAATCCAGTGCCACAGCATGTACCAGAGCCACTGCGAACAACACGGTCCTCCGCGCTCTGCGTAAACTTCTGCAGCATTGCCTTCATGAGCACTCGCCTGCACGAGCATGCGTCTGCATGAGCACGCACCATCACACATGTTTATCtacaacttaataaaattaattacgccATCACCGCCTTAAATAGTCTGTTGAGCATTATGAGACATCGCTAAGATAGTGATTTTCGCATAACGGAACGTAACTATCAACCAGGCATAAGTAACAATTTCAGTATGTTTACTAACATCACAAAATAAGAACAtccttttgtttggttttagaGATGTCCGTACCACATAGTTCCAGTTAAGGCAAAAGCTGTGTAGgaacttaacttatttaaaccagatgacagttttatactttaagagttccttattcaaattcaatacaCTTTTGTTGCATAAATGACGTGTGTGGTAGACTGttgaaaattagtttatttgtattgctgacGTTTCCAAGTTCACCGAGAGTTCACACAACTTATTATgcttaaataaattgtacactGGTATAATCTGTATTTGTGCAATCGCtattttatagctttattaGTAAGTCACTCTCAAACATTGTAAGAaccttttgtttttactaatttcCGTATTACAGATGACACTCTTAAGAAAGTCTGTAAGCATCGTAGGATCGACCACAAATTGAACCCTGCTCCACAAGTGACGCTAATGCAGTCAGATTTATCAATACACTGGACGGCACTTCTAATACTATTACTTTGGAAGCAATGATGACAGAGAACTCAACAGTttccctctctctctctctctctcttctttttttttttttttttacatagcggtgcaaaatcttacattttgactatatttctgtaattttttggtgcagaagacaacatataaaacaaaGCTGATGATATTTCGAACATTCGTTTGGTTGAACCTGTCACAAATGTCAGTTTTCATTAATCAAGTATTATTAAGTACCCGTCGAAAGCTGTCACAATAATTGACAGATAATTCTAACTTTGCCGCAATGCTcttactttgttataatatttaattgtaacaaatagttttgtaaaattgaaaCTTACGCTGACCCGCTCATTCGTTGTTAGCCTCAATGTTGTTTGACTTCGAACCAATGGCTATTGTTTctcattctaatatatatatatatatatatatatataggactGTTCTCCCTGCCATTCACAGTCCACTGCTAACACCTGCTATACTCAATCATGCACCTATACATAGTTAAATTGCgtcaaaacttaaacttaactgcGCTAGGTCTTGATGAAAGTATTTCCACCAACCTACATTGCAAAATgactaatcaataattaaagCTTGTTGTAATCCGACCAAATGATGATCCTGTGCAATTTCACTTCACAACGCATTGCAAGCACCATCATAAAAACcctttgaaaataagaaaactaaatttcatcaagTTGTACAAACTTGCAGGTTAAACAATGGCATCTGCTTGATCAATTAACAAGTCTATCAAATACACCATAACACACACATAAGGGTGAAACGAcaacaaatttcaattcaacgTTCAACAACAAATCTTTAATCGAATGATACTAAATAACTCAAATGTAAAACAACTAAAACTTTTAGCGACTCCCTCAATGTCGCTCACATAACACGCCGTCTGACTTCGGATGTTCCTTGGCTATTTATAACTTCAAACTAACACAGTGATTTAGTATTAATACCCTAATACAaagacaaataattattatttgagtgtCACAAGCATGATGACAGAACAATTCTGCACCACCTCACCATCGAACAGCAACTCTTAGTGACATCTCCATGTCCACATTCGTTAAGAATGGTCTCTTACTACGAGATTCTTTACACCATTTTGCGTTCACAACACTTAACCACCTTAACCACAAGTTGAACGTCCCCTTCTATCACAGCATAGCCCATGTCATACTCACGACCAACACCAACGACGCAGTGGAGTGACCCCTTTAACCACGACACAACTACAACAACCAAGGAAGGGATGTAGTATCCCCTTCACATTCAAACTTTTCCAGCGTAAGTTGGGCCATATTAGCGCAGaatctgaaattaaaaagtttatcgATTTAACGATCAGCTATGCTGCTTCTAGATTGTCGATTTAACGACCAGCTATGCTGCTAGTAGGTCGTCAATTTAACAACCATCTACACTGCTTTCAGGTTGTCGATTTAACGACCAGCAATGCTGCTTTCAGGTTGTCGATTTAACGACCAGCTATGCTGCTTGTATGTTGTCGATTTAACGACCAGCAATGCTGCTTTCAGGTTGTCGATTTAACGACCAGCTGTGCTGCTTGTATGTTGTCGATTTAACGACCAGCAATGCTGCTTTCATATTATACATGAACTGCACGACTTAGCGATCAGCCATACCtgcattatgttttttttttttttttttttttttttttttatgaacaaaatataatttttataagcaATGCTGCTTCCAGGTTGTCGATTTAACGACCAGCTGTGCTGCTTGTATGTTGTCGATTTAACGACCAGCTATGCTGCTTGTATGTTGTTGATTTAACGACCAGCAATGCTGCTTTCATATTATACATGAACTGCACGACTTAGCGATCAGCCACAcctgcattgtttttttttgaacaCTGTATAGTAAATACTGCAGACTGATCACATACTACTGGACATGCAGACTATACCGCCCTGCAGTCACCGTACTGGctgtacctattttattttattaaatgcacaCATAAGTTAAGTTTGAGCGAGATTAACATcccgaaaaattattatttaattcatactACAGTCTATCTATACACGGTTATACTCAGTCGCGCAAAGGTCGAAGACAGTACGGATGTACTCGGAGACGTAATTTATTACAATGCCTTCGATTATTGTTTATGTGCTTATAGAATATATGTCTATTACGCTTGTCTAAGTAATTCATATGTCGTGGATATTCTACCCTAgtgttaaaacaatatttattttatcaacgtAATAGTACGATATTTTCTTGATCATCGTTCATCACTTGCTaatccaagattttttttttttcaataaaccaGAATGAATCTGTTGCTTGAATGTggtactcgttctaatataacGTTCTAGTAACATTACTCGTTGTGAAACGAAATAACATTTCAATCGTACTTTAATCGTAATTTATCATACGTATCTATCATAAATAGACTGTCCCATCACTATTTTCTCGATGATTCATAGCTATACCTTCTCGTAAGTAAATGACAAACGCCCGGTGGCGCGTACGTCACCGACCAGCTCAATGTTTTtcgtaattaatttttttttttttttttttacatatccaTTTGCACGCCGCACCCACAACATTttgttatcacacttcacacgatAGATTCAATTCACGCACAAACCCGTGCGCAAATTGCAGTATGCCAATGTTTATCGACGCGGGCGACTTATGCGCTTGACACAGAACACCAAGCTGTATCAACAGACGAAGACGAATGCATTGTTATTGTCATGTTGGTTGTAATTAAACATCACACAATGTAACTTGGGTAATACTTCCcaagagtatttattatttattatgctcaCGTTgataaacatcaaaattatgtaaaacatcGTAAAAGTTACATTTGACCAATTAACGTTTATCACTTCTATCccttttcaaattatacaaaccatcaaccatggttttagatttagatcacgtttgtaatgtattagctgaaatgttatgggagtaaacataaaacattaataaatcagtccgagattgaccgccgttaaatggcacaaccgactccttattttattaattttactacttttcagTATTCGcttcgacttttttttttttttttaaagtttagcCTAATCAGTAAAAGCCAGACCAGCAAGCAGAAATTGGCTATGTCAATGTAATGTACACGCACACAATAGCAATTTACctaatcactaatttgttcactcaattaattactttcacttaattgtgtactgtagcaccgtattgctatcgctgtaatactgGACTCTTAACACCACCATTAAATAACGTTGGAGCTCACGAATACCGCCTTCCTCATCATAAAACGTTGAGACAAGGCTATCGCTCATTCAAACGCTTATCATAAAGTTTGTACAATGTGATACCTGCAACGAATATCGATAcccattaaactttaattttgagggtaatacttgatgtgacgataaataaatttaaattcctgtataCGTCATTTAGTAAATACGTAATTTATGTAAGACCGTCACTCCAACTGgcaaacaacacaacaacttTTGTCTTACCGTACTGGCCGTACCAGCTTAGGTATAGTGAACTTGACAGTCTAGCAGGCAAATCGGCAAGGCGTACTTCACAAAACGGAATATGTCTATTCCAGCTAATCGCTGCGGGATACTGTCCCGGCTTACGGATCGCTCGACTCAACGAAGGAAACTAATTTagctatttgaattactttaggTGTAGTGATAGTCAGTTCCAGCTATCCCCTCTCTGAATCCCTGCAGGATGTTATCCCGGCTTAAGGACTACTTGATCCAGCGAAGGTAACTAAATTAGCTATTGACTTATCACTTGCCCACTTAACGAAATTGCCACGCTACGACATGTCTATCACTTGTACACTCATAAAATGCCATGTCATTTGATTATCTATCATCACACAATGTCttgataaacaacattaaatttattcaacagtattaaaagaataattattacttcgaccttctgtccttttcaaaaataaaattgactaaccgcattgctgtattcattttactttttttacgtattttctttcttttctttttttttttttttatttttagtcgctGTAAACTAGACCATAGTCTACACAGCGACTTAGTTTAAGCTTAATCGCTGCAAACCAGACCGGCAGGCAAGAACCGGGTCCGTAGTCTGGGCAAGCGATTTTGCCAATTACCAAGTAACAGAACACAACAATTtacggataataattataactacttacagttttttttttcacctcgtcgCCAATGTAGTATTTCCGATTATTTGGCTCGCCTACGCACCACCACGGGCTACCTGTCCGACGGTCTGACACCGACTGCCCCCTCTCTTCGGCCTGCCCTAATGACGTATACGCTCGAGACAAACAccactataaatacatacactacagttgtctatacaaaatacgcgaggcggatgactataggtgcgagcaggtttgtgaagtgaagttataaaatggactaaattaaatgtattaattataaaaatcggctaagtgcgagtcggattcgcccaccgagcgttccgtagaattttttgaatatttgcttaaccgtataaattatcgtactttgtaataaacgtaacaaataaacccGAAAtgaaccatctatcgtaaccaaaaagtgtgaaataaataaataaattaaacaactaaaagaacccgactgcataaagtataaaaaaactgaaaagaaattaACAAGCTCTGTCCAGAAGTGTCGAATCGTCGAATTAGAAAagagtcgggaccttagatattggatagaatgaatgattttcttctacattatttaataggtcccgactgttaaCATAAcctttcttgcagtcgggtaaaaaaacctacaattagaaaaaacggtatttattaatcgctatacaaaacgaggcggatgactaggttATCAGATTTGGTagtcgagattttttttttaattattgatttgtttgtatgctatgtttatttaattttatttgtttgttcatgtttaataaattgttaatgttgtcttgtttcttactttttacatctaaattaattaaataaaattttcgtatgtgtgtatattatatatatatgtgggATATTGGTTAAAAGAAATACGGGATATATCTTCGTCTTAagcactttattttaattttaattatgcacaGCACTCTGTCGTCGTTCGCTTGTAATCCGCCATCTTCCAAACCTCTCTTGCATccctttcacacacacacacttgctCGCTCTCTCCATGCTACGTTCCGTTCTCCAATCCTACAATCGGCCATCCTGATCATGTCTGTCCTCAGACATGTCTCTTTCATTATGTTTCATCATTCAATACAAAATCATCATCTTTCATTCACCATAACACTccatacaatatttaatattaacatcTAAACAACTAATATagtaatatcttttttatagcCGTAAGCCCTTCATCTTGATTCTGAGCTTGTCTCAACTTATCACTCAAGGTTATTAACCCTACATGAGGATATCGACTCAATGCATCAGCATGCCTCATTCTTGATCCTGAGCGATGttcgacttcaaaatcatattCCGTGAGGAATAAAACCCATCTTGCCACTTTTGCAGTTAAGTCCTTCTTCTTTAAGGTCATTTCAAATGCTTTGCAGtccgtaattattttaaagtgtatCCCGTACAGATAATGTCTAAATTTCTTTACACCTTCAACAATTGCCAAGGCTTCGAGTTCATAACTTGAATATTTACTCTGAGCACTGTTTGTCTTGCAGCTCATATAATGAACTGGGTGAAGTCCTGAATCAGGCCAATACTGCATCAAAATAGCTGAGTATGCTACACTAGAAGCATCTGTGTGTAGCTCCGTCTTCAATTTTGGATCAAAAATCTTTAACACCGGACTAGTAGCCAACTTTTCCTTTAGTATCTGAAATACTCGTCTTTGCTCGtcgttaaaaataaactcattttcttttttcaataaatctgTAAGTGGTTTAGCAATTAAagcataattttcaatatatttcctGAAATATGAGGTCAAACCAAGATAACTTTGAAGCTGTTTGATGTCCTTAGGTTCTGGGTACTTTAATACAGCATTAGTCTTCTCTGAGCTTGGTTTTATCTCTCCGTCCTTTATGTTGTGACCTAAATATTCAATTTCACGTTTAATAAGGTTAGCCTTTTTCCAATTAATCTGCAAACCATACTCTGAAGCTACTTTTAACACCAACTGGAGTCTTTCGACAGCTTGTTGTTCGTCTTTTGCTATAATTAGAATATCATCTATGAAAATCATCATAATCTCTTGTGCTATTAAATCTCTAAATATAATACTAACAAACCTCATAAAGTATTTGGGACATATAGACAAGCCGAAGGGAGCTCTAAGGAACTCGTACTGGCCATTATTTGTGACAAATGATGTGTACTGAACTGACTCTTCAGACACtcgtaaatgaaaaaatccaTTCTTAAGATCCAAGACACTAAAAACCTTAGCGCCATGTAATTTATCAATCATGTCATCAATAACTGGTAATGGAAACTCATCTTTaatcattttcttatttatcaagCGATAATCTACACAAATCCTAACTGTACCATCCTTTTTTCTGACTAGTACCAAGGGACTACAATATTCTGAAAAACTCACCCGAATTATTCCTGTACTTAGCCACTCGCTAACCTGATCATCCACTAGTTTTTGTTCAACCAAAGATAATCTTCGAGGCCGCTGTTTAACAGGAATGTCGTCTTTGAGAATAATCTTCAACTGGATGGGTGCCTCTTTCACTTGAATCGGGTTATAACTTTGAATGCATTGTAACACCCGCTGTTTCACATTTGGGTCCAAGATATGATCAACTTCTACAATAGAATCTGAAAAACAAGACAACTTCGACATCCAACCCTCACATTCATTCAAAAACACAACTTTATCCCCATTTACTATcatggttatattttttaagaattccTGTCCTAATATCATATGAAATGGCATAACATCTTTAGTAACAATATGAAATAACACGTCTTTAAATTCTACATCGTCAATAGTTAAGTTAAACAACACTTTGCCTAAAGATTTCACTTGCGTATGTCCGAGTCccgttaaacataaataatcttcGGAAATTCTCGCGCCGATCGCGTTAAAACACTCGTGAGATATTAAATTTACGTCGCTGCCCGTATCCACCAATGCTTTCATtgtaaattctttcactgtaacTTCTTTCATAGGCTTTCCGggcataattttgttttgaatttgcaTTACGTCAAAGTCCGCCGCAGACGCCGATCGTGACATGACACTGACAGTTCGATTTTCGTTAGGTTGGCTATCTGTCACAATGCCATAGTGCATATTATAGTTATACTGTTTCGCCGATCCGCCGACTGACGCGCTGCCGCTGGCGCTTGCGTCGCCTGTTTTGTATTCTATTTTCGATGAACTTGGTCTTGCAGACgccatatttaatttacattcagGTCCGTTCCTGTGTCCGTAATTATTACAACCAAAACACTTTATCCCGTTCGGACACATCCGTGCTATGTGGGAACGATCACCACAATTAAAACACCTTCTATTCTGACCTTTATGTTGATCTGACCGctcacttattattttattttcacttgtAGTTACACTATCCGGCTTAGTTATAGGTATACTTTTAGTATGACTCGCACTCGACTTCGATttcattttttcatacaaaactattttttctttcaGCGCCGGGTAAGACGTAGCACCgtatagtatagatttgtttgaTTCATGATCTTGAATGCCATCTATTATGTATTGCACGCCTACATAATCGGGAAACTTTGCTCTGCGTGCTAACTCCTTCATGTGTAACATATACTGATAATATGATTCATTTCGTCGTTTCTTGCgggacgtcataagttcgtgcaTTTCCTTGATATTTACGGTATCTGGAAATTCTCTCTGCACTGCCGCCTTAAGGTCATCGTACGTCTTGAATGCTTTTTCACTCCTGAGCCACAGGGCCGCCGTGCCTATAAGTGACCTTCgtgcaaatattaatttttgctgTGCTGTCCATCTGAATATTTCAGCATTATCCTCGATGTCTTGCGCCCACTTCGATGATGATAACGTCTTGTCATCTCCGCTGAACTTAGGAATTCCATCCAGAAATAACGCCGCCATTGTGAAGTCCGCGTGGTCGTCGTCTGTAACACACTTTTCCACAATCACGTCTTTCAGTGACATCGTCGTAAATCGTCGTGATccgtatttcttttatatcCCGGACGAGCCTCCAAAGCTGTGGGATATTGGTTAAAAGAAATACGGGATATATCTTCGTCTTAagcactttattttaattttaattatgcacaGCACTCTGTCGTCGTTCGCTTGTAATCCGCCATCTTCCAAACCTCTCTTGCATccctttcacacacacacacttgctCGCTCTCTCCATGCTACGTTCCGTTCTCCAAtcctacatatatatatatatatatattgattttgatttaatatattattatctaagtgtgATGTATcttctacttttctttttatgtgtacactcgttattattcattattccttgtatttattttctttttttcgattggttgtctggaagagatcgctcactagcgataaggccgccaatggggatgatgactaggtttgaatatattgatttttatgatacattcgggtaaataaggtcattgttaactaatttatacataaaaagcaaagattgactgataaaatttcaaaatcgactaaaaatattttatcgtaattagatgaaaattcatacagttttagcttccttacattaaatgtgacattttttaatacatgaactataaacataaacgcagaaataacaaagatattagtaattttgtttgaacgcacatacaaatctaacgatcattaattgccaaCGACGTCATaagatcgtaccattttgtatggggcgtatttcagggatccgcaaatctgaccctttaaatcgctatagctctgaaagtaatgatcgcagataccctgttccttttacaaaattgctttactattagcgtactcttaatttatatacactttaaaaaactgtcatcatccctattgtacattagtttttaagttaatttcttgcctgttattattatttttggtgtacaataaagtatatttcattcattcattcattatgcTGCCAGGGCGACAGCGGCGGGCCCCTGATGCTGCTGCTGGAGAAGTCCCTGTGCTCGTACGCGGTGGACGGCGTGGTCTCCTTCGGGCCGCACTGCGGGAGCGGGGAGGCCGCCGTGTACTCGCGCGTGGCGGCCTACCTCGACTGGGTCGTGCGCACCGCGTGGCCCGACGACTGGCAGCGACTGCAACGTGCCGACTACGACTGACCACGACCAggccaatagggatgatgacagatttttaaattgtatataaattaagagtatgctaatagtaaagcaattttgtaaaagtaacagggtatctgcgatcattactttcggagctacagggatttaaagggtcagatttgcggcgctgccgcggatccctgaaaaacgccccatacaaaatggtacgatatATAATGATCGTTTGATTTGTATGAGCgttaaacaaaatcactaatatctttgttatttgtgcgtttatgtttattgttcaTGTATTGAAAAGTGTCATATTtaataaggaagctaaaactatatgaattttcatctaattacgataaaagatttttaatagattttgagattttataatctcatttattttgcaaatatccagacaatctttgctttttatgtataaattagttaacaattaccttatttacccgaatgtatcgtaaaaatcaatatattcaaacctagtcatcatccccattgtatacTTTACTtgtaaatgtttataataaataagtggCCGGGCTGATAACGAAACGAATAACGTTCAAGGGTAACTGTCATCTTTGACAGTTATATTTAAACCACTCgttactgttacacatgctctaaaatagcatgctaaaacaTGCTAtcaagtatgctccatacgagcatgcttatcatcagtttacattctACTAGCAATAATcatgctatttttaaatatgctcctgaataagcatgctcaaagtaaacattccaattacacatgctaatttgtatcgctctctatctatagtatcgtgttcgacagggagagatgaaggtgaagagaatacacaatagcaatgctgatcgactagcatactcagtaagcaaacctgttcagacgcgctagtagcatgctcataaatcgcacatCTGTTGAGCAAGCTCAAAATAAGAATGcccattattagcaatgttgcaatacacatgctaataagtagcaactgctcaatagtagcatgctttcgtgcttgaaatgagcttGTGTAACAGCTTTATTCAATTGTCAACATCCCTTGCAACGATATACGTCCCGAATAGCTAATTTTCGTcaaatatttctgtgttttgtttCGTCCATTACAGGGGGTTTAAAAAAGGGTGGCTTCACCCCTCTAGAGATAGAAAAATGTGCCTCTTGATACCCATTTATTTGcaacattacaatattttttttttattctctgcaagttagcccttgactacaatctcacctgatggtaagtgatgatgcaatctaagatagaagcggactaacttgttaggaggaggacgaaaattcATAAtcctttcggtctctacacggcatcgtaccggaaggctaaaaaccttggcggtacgtttttgccggtagggtggtggtgtactagccatggccaaagcctcccaccagccagacctggatcaattaagaaaatctcaatatgccaatccgcattgggctagcatgatggactattggcctaacccctcacattctgagaggagactcgagctcagcagtgagttgaatataggttgatcaaaaaattaacaaaagatTTCTATGAATTGGTATGTTcgtctttttttaaatcgtttatGCCCGATAGCATATACTATAAGATATACTAAATAGGTACGACCTGAAATTGACCCTGACAAAAGGCCGGACGAAAGACTTGATAATTATTACGATAATTCAGTACAAGTAGGAGCGGATCAGGTAAAACCCAGTGAATCATGTAAAGCAATGTACTCCGCGCTAGAATGTATAACTGGTCTTATTTTAACTCACtaggtataatatttaacattataaaatattgctaatgctaattgatcaaaattgagatACATACAGGGTGTTCCGTAGATATTACGACAAAGAACCTGCTGTAGAGTATACACTTCTCAAaattttttggtgacggaaccTTGGAACTCTTGGAAGGCGAAATACCTGACGGAACCCTATAATATAACAATTGTTtttgtaatcatcattatcattatcagccgatggacgtccactgctggatataagcttcttgcatggacctccaagcacaacggtctcgagccgccagcatccagcagttgcctgcaacccacttgatgtcttcgATCCCACTAgtggggtgtcgaccaacactgcgctttccggtgcggagtcgccattgcagcaccttgggaccccgacgtccatcggctcttcgaactatgtggcctgcccattgccacttcagcttcgcgactcgct
Proteins encoded in this window:
- the LOC128199524 gene encoding uncharacterized protein LOC128199524 produces the protein MSLKDVIVEKCVTDDDHADFTMAALFLDGIPKFSGDDKTLSSSKWAQDIEDNAEIFRWTAQQKLIFARRSLIGTAALWLRSEKAFKTYDDLKAAVQREFPDTVNIKEMHELMTSRKKRRNESYYQYMLHMKELARRAKFPDYVGVQYIIDGIQDHESNKSILYGATSYPALKEKIVLYEKMKSKSSASHTKSIPITKPDSVTTSENKIISERSDQHKGQNRRCFNCGDRSHIARMCPNGIKCFGCNNYGHRNGPECKLNMASARPSSSKIEYKTGDASASGSASVGGSAKQYNYNMHYGIVTDSQPNENRTVSVMSRSASAADFDVMQIQNKIMPGKPMKEVTVKEFTMKALVDTGSDVNLISHECFNAIGARISEDYLCLTGLGHTQVKSLGKVLFNLTIDDVEFKDVLFHIVTKDVMPFHMILGQEFLKNITMIVNGDKVVFLNECEGWMSKLSCFSDSIVEVDHILDPNVKQRVLQCIQSYNPIQVKEAPIQLKIILKDDIPVKQRPRRLSLVEQKLVDDQVSEWLSTGIIRQKTNNKLSKDSSWC